The region TCATTTTATAAAGAGGCAATAAATGAGTAATTTTAAAATTAAAGATATTACATTTTATAGCTTTTTATATCTTATAATAGGACTTTTAATTACAAGTGCAATATTGTATTTTTCTTTAACAAAAATTAAAAATCTTAACAATCAAATTGCAGAACTAACATTAATACAAAATAGTTTTTTACAAATGAAAGTTAACAGTGAAAACCTATTAATTACTTCTGAAATACAACATAAGAAAGAGGAATGGATAAAATCAGTTAAAAAATTTGATAAGGATTTAAATAATATTAATTTCTTAAATAAAAACAAAGTAGAAACATTATGGTATCCAACAAAAAAAGAGATTAATGAAATCTACAATTTATTAAACAATAATTTTTTATCCTCATTTCATCTGGAACAAAAACCTTTACTTGCCTTAAAAGGTGAACTATTTATATTAAAAGATAAAAATGAACAATTTAATATAATTAATCTACTAATCAAAAAAATTGATTTTCTAACTCAATATGAAAAATTGATTTTTGAAGAATTTAAAAGAGTTCAAAAAAATGAAAAAGCATATATTAATGAACAAATCAATACAACAATATATTACACATTATTTTTTGTATTTTTTACGATTATAAGTATTTTAGTAATAATAAATATATTAAATAAAAAAATATTTAAGATTGAATCAGAGCTTTTAGATACACAAAAAAGTTTAGAAAAAAAAGTAATAGAGATAAAAGAATCAAAAATATTAATACAAAATATTATAGATTCTGTACCTGCCGCAATTTTTTGGAAAGATATAAATAATCGATATTTGGGAGTAAATAAATATATCTTAAATAATGCAGGTTTAAATTCACCCTTTGAAATGATAGGAAAAACTGATTACGATATGCCTTGGGCTAAAACTCAAGCAAAAGACTATATAGAAGATGATAAAAAAGTGATTCAAAGTGGAAAATCTAGACTTCAGATAGAAGAAGAACTTACCCAAGAAGATGGTTCGACTATCCATGTAATTACATCTAAAGTACCATTAAAGAATACAAAAAATGAAGTTATTGGTGTACTTGGAGTATTTATGGAT is a window of Halarcobacter sp. DNA encoding:
- a CDS encoding ATP-binding protein yields the protein MSNFKIKDITFYSFLYLIIGLLITSAILYFSLTKIKNLNNQIAELTLIQNSFLQMKVNSENLLITSEIQHKKEEWIKSVKKFDKDLNNINFLNKNKVETLWYPTKKEINEIYNLLNNNFLSSFHLEQKPLLALKGELFILKDKNEQFNIINLLIKKIDFLTQYEKLIFEEFKRVQKNEKAYINEQINTTIYYTLFFVFFTIISILVIINILNKKIFKIESELLDTQKSLEKKVIEIKESKILIQNIIDSVPAAIFWKDINNRYLGVNKYILNNAGLNSPFEMIGKTDYDMPWAKTQAKDYIEDDKKVIQSGKSRLQIEEELTQEDGSTIHVITSKVPLKNTKNEVIGVLGVFMDITEKRDLEESLNRKDKLLTQQSKMASLGEMLENIAHQWRQPLSLILSTSSGIKLKKEFGQLDDKFLLESIENVNVAVEHLNQTIQDFRDYLKPEKMQRYFNLEKVIDKSLILLQSKIKNNLIEVEMNINAKDAYGFKNEFIQVLLNILNNAVEELEKKQKINKLLVIETNELKNCKGLINDNICEFNCVQIKIYDNAGGIPEDIIENIFNLYFTTKGEKGTGIGLYMSKEMIKDHMKGSISVSNKEFTYKNDTYKGAEFIITIPSQKYD